From a single Candidatus Delongbacteria bacterium genomic region:
- the murB gene encoding UDP-N-acetylmuramate dehydrogenase, with amino-acid sequence MSRFARITAALPDRCRAEASLAGLCTWHIGGPAALLVEPHTVAELETLLELLREERLPWWLIGNGSNLLFPDAGLDGVVIHLAGEFSQFSFEGPLLKAGAAAPVGSLARQAAARGLSGLEFMVGIPALLGGALRMNAGAHSCELNTVVRRVDVLEHAGRRWLELEELNFGYRSCPGLLHRVAVQAELELVPAPMEEVLDRTRGFNRYRQQTQPLSAWSCGSVFKRPAPDTYPGKLIEDAGMKGFRLGGIQVSPVHANFFVNLGDGRADQVLELVERVRQAVLDHSGIRLEEEFHLMGEAHHE; translated from the coding sequence GCTTCGCTCGCATCACGGCGGCTCTGCCCGATCGTTGCCGCGCGGAGGCGAGCCTGGCCGGGCTCTGCACCTGGCACATCGGGGGCCCGGCGGCCCTGCTGGTCGAACCGCACACCGTGGCCGAACTGGAAACCCTGCTGGAGCTGCTGCGCGAGGAGCGGCTTCCCTGGTGGCTGATCGGCAATGGCTCGAATCTGCTCTTTCCCGACGCGGGACTGGACGGCGTCGTGATCCATCTGGCCGGAGAGTTTAGCCAGTTCAGCTTCGAAGGCCCTCTGCTCAAGGCTGGCGCGGCCGCTCCCGTGGGCAGTCTGGCGCGTCAGGCCGCCGCCCGGGGACTGTCCGGCCTGGAGTTCATGGTGGGAATCCCCGCCCTGCTGGGAGGCGCCTTGCGGATGAATGCGGGCGCCCATTCCTGCGAACTGAACACGGTGGTGCGCCGCGTGGACGTGCTGGAACATGCCGGCCGGCGCTGGCTGGAACTCGAGGAGCTGAACTTCGGCTATCGCAGTTGCCCGGGGTTGTTGCACCGAGTGGCGGTCCAGGCCGAACTGGAGCTTGTGCCCGCCCCGATGGAAGAAGTGCTCGACCGCACTCGCGGATTCAATCGCTATCGCCAGCAGACCCAGCCGCTGAGTGCCTGGAGTTGTGGCAGCGTCTTCAAGCGCCCGGCACCGGACACATACCCCGGCAAGCTGATTGAGGACGCGGGCATGAAAGGTTTTCGACTCGGGGGTATACAAGTCTCACCCGTACATGCGAACTTCTTCGTGAATCTCGGCGACGGCCGCGCGGATCAGGTCCTTGAACTGGTCGAACGTGTGCGCCAGGCCGTGCTCGATCACAGCGGCATCCGGCTTGAAGAGGAGTTTCATCTCATGGGGGAGGCGCACCATGAGTGA
- a CDS encoding FtsQ-type POTRA domain-containing protein → MSDVEIPRGSSTPRGRKRRVARAGRRALSGFFVLLVLLLPVALWLGAGKFHRILDERNLFALHDLRITGVHCADSASLSEAMDSLLGQPLGSLGPESVARAAERDPWIISIQLRRLWPNRAEIRVVERRPAALLATSGGLRCLSEDGRVLPMPAARSLDLPLVTAPHGVPLAEAPAIASTINRLRQVSPDVFSRLDQMSWRDDPRLILRDLPLGIVITRDHLEHGLSLLESVIRERPALLQSRGEMDLRFTNQVILRRNDV, encoded by the coding sequence ATGAGTGACGTTGAAATCCCCCGGGGCAGCAGCACTCCCCGCGGACGCAAGCGCCGCGTGGCCCGGGCGGGGCGCCGTGCACTGAGCGGCTTCTTCGTGCTGCTGGTGCTGCTGCTGCCTGTCGCGCTCTGGCTGGGGGCCGGAAAGTTTCACCGGATTCTGGACGAGCGCAACCTCTTCGCCCTGCACGACCTGAGAATCACGGGCGTCCACTGCGCCGATTCCGCCTCCCTGAGCGAAGCCATGGACAGCCTGCTGGGGCAGCCGCTGGGCAGCCTGGGACCGGAATCTGTCGCACGGGCAGCCGAGCGCGACCCCTGGATCATCAGTATCCAGCTGCGTCGCCTGTGGCCCAACCGTGCCGAGATCCGGGTCGTGGAACGCCGTCCGGCCGCATTGCTGGCCACCTCGGGTGGGTTGAGGTGCCTGAGCGAGGATGGCCGCGTGTTGCCCATGCCCGCCGCACGCAGCCTGGACCTGCCACTGGTCACGGCACCTCACGGTGTGCCGCTGGCCGAAGCCCCGGCCATTGCCAGCACGATCAATCGCCTGCGCCAGGTCTCGCCGGACGTATTCTCCCGGCTGGACCAGATGAGTTGGCGCGACGATCCCCGGCTGATCCTGCGGGATCTGCCGCTGGGCATCGTGATCACCCGGGATCATCTGGAACACGGGCTCTCCCTGCTGGAGAGCGTCATCCGGGAACGGCCTGCGCTGTTGCAGTCCCGGGGAGAAATGGACCTGCGTTTCACGAACCAGGTCATCTTGCGGAGGAACGATGTCTAG
- the ftsA gene encoding cell division protein FtsA, which yields MSRIKIGAVDLGSTKVSALLGEIDQSGLIHVRGIGIAESTGIRHGTVTELQGATQSLVKAVELAEDMAGESMPPMVVGISGDHIQGVAGDGGISFTPDDPTVGHDIVLEDVERALESAKAVQLPLDKSLLHAIPQDFQVDEHSMVPNPVGMVGFRLRVQAHLVLGAITSQTSLRRVVDLAGKKLSGLVYTPLASSYAVLSKEEKELGCVLIDIGGGTCDTAFFINGAMCHSWVFRFAGESLTRDLAIVLKTSMQEAERLKLDWGVADPHLLRDKDEQLEVPDVNGAYVRHYFRSYVASILHERLSEILQHVARQARAMGIHEQLAAGAVITGGVAATPGLVQLAQRVLGMPVRVGHPTNFLGLKDLLARGEHAAGVGLLLHAASGHYSFDRAQYPAVGMYDNLDTTTHRKRRGFFKRLATSLGVL from the coding sequence ATGTCTAGGATCAAGATCGGCGCCGTGGATCTGGGCAGCACCAAGGTCAGTGCCCTGCTGGGCGAAATCGACCAGAGCGGTCTGATTCACGTACGGGGCATCGGCATCGCCGAGAGCACGGGCATCCGCCACGGCACCGTCACCGAGCTCCAGGGCGCGACCCAGAGCCTGGTCAAGGCGGTGGAACTGGCCGAGGACATGGCCGGGGAGAGCATGCCCCCGATGGTGGTGGGCATCAGTGGCGATCACATCCAGGGCGTGGCCGGAGACGGGGGCATCAGCTTCACTCCCGACGATCCCACCGTGGGACACGACATCGTGCTCGAGGATGTCGAGCGCGCCCTTGAATCGGCCAAGGCCGTGCAGTTGCCCCTGGACAAGAGCCTGCTTCACGCCATTCCCCAGGACTTTCAGGTTGACGAGCACAGCATGGTGCCCAACCCGGTGGGCATGGTCGGCTTCCGTCTGCGTGTGCAGGCGCATCTTGTGCTGGGAGCGATCACCAGCCAGACCAGTCTGCGCCGCGTGGTCGATCTGGCGGGCAAGAAGCTCTCGGGGCTGGTCTACACGCCTCTGGCCAGCAGTTACGCCGTGCTCAGCAAGGAAGAGAAGGAACTGGGCTGCGTGCTCATCGACATTGGCGGCGGCACCTGCGACACGGCCTTCTTCATCAATGGGGCCATGTGCCACAGCTGGGTCTTCCGCTTTGCCGGGGAAAGCCTGACCCGCGACCTGGCGATCGTGCTCAAGACCTCGATGCAGGAAGCCGAGCGCCTGAAGCTGGACTGGGGCGTCGCCGACCCGCACCTGCTGCGCGACAAGGACGAGCAGCTGGAAGTGCCCGATGTCAACGGGGCCTATGTGCGCCACTACTTCCGCAGTTATGTGGCCAGCATTCTGCACGAGCGCCTGAGCGAAATCCTTCAGCATGTGGCCCGTCAGGCCCGCGCCATGGGCATTCACGAGCAGCTGGCGGCGGGAGCCGTGATCACCGGCGGTGTGGCGGCCACCCCCGGACTGGTGCAATTGGCCCAGCGTGTGCTCGGCATGCCGGTGCGCGTCGGCCATCCCACCAATTTCCTGGGCCTCAAGGACCTGCTGGCCCGTGGCGAGCACGCCGCCGGAGTGGGGCTGCTGCTGCACGCCGCCAGCGGTCACTACAGCTTCGACCGGGCCCAGTATCCCGCG